The following are encoded together in the Adhaeribacter arboris genome:
- a CDS encoding LysM peptidoglycan-binding domain-containing protein, whose product MIKRWAGWMGVMLWLLVSNYISGWAQTTSLPTTNALGKQEKLDLNNIGHQVQPGDTYYRLAKKYQVPVDSLLKWNGQNLTVGKVVRIAAEPSLLNQADTLIQVTPRTSVALPEQAPVPSPEISTEETGKSTTAKSSYRNNRETAETGTEKMMQRVLVVPFDPYLYFSDADEDIARQSKLPKQNIRYIFRSRLNAYLDPNGFEIINLLDGNHLPNSDELKKAYKSLAYSYQDVSASRFHPLPAKQKPFLNGPEAWFRKQKEKAGLVSPEEVSVAAEGEKYYGVKVKSPDFYPYFNERYNLDYYIFINQFEIHTDYTNCLDRTTQNFTREFLVHYTIFDAQGELIAGNKVKIPYVSNVNEINKIVRDNLNKIAQRILADLPQPQVPSSEAAQN is encoded by the coding sequence ATGATTAAACGTTGGGCGGGATGGATGGGAGTAATGTTATGGCTCTTGGTGAGCAATTATATTTCGGGCTGGGCTCAAACTACTTCACTCCCTACTACTAACGCTCTAGGTAAACAGGAAAAGCTGGATTTAAATAATATCGGGCACCAAGTGCAACCCGGCGATACATATTACCGCTTAGCTAAAAAATACCAGGTTCCCGTTGATTCCTTACTAAAATGGAATGGACAAAACTTAACGGTAGGTAAAGTTGTGCGGATAGCTGCGGAACCTTCTTTGTTAAATCAGGCCGATACCCTTATTCAAGTAACTCCTCGTACCAGTGTGGCTTTGCCGGAACAAGCACCTGTTCCATCCCCCGAAATTTCAACGGAAGAAACAGGAAAGTCAACTACTGCTAAATCCAGTTATAGAAATAATAGGGAAACGGCGGAAACAGGTACGGAAAAAATGATGCAGCGGGTACTGGTGGTTCCGTTTGATCCGTACCTGTATTTTTCGGATGCCGACGAAGATATTGCCCGCCAATCGAAGTTGCCGAAGCAAAATATCCGGTATATATTTCGTTCCCGGCTCAATGCGTATCTCGATCCGAATGGTTTTGAGATAATTAACCTGCTGGACGGAAATCACCTGCCTAACTCAGACGAATTAAAAAAGGCTTATAAATCCCTCGCGTATAGTTACCAGGATGTCTCTGCCTCCAGGTTTCATCCCTTGCCCGCTAAACAAAAACCTTTTTTAAATGGCCCGGAAGCCTGGTTCCGGAAGCAAAAAGAAAAAGCGGGTTTAGTAAGCCCCGAGGAAGTTAGTGTAGCCGCCGAAGGGGAAAAGTACTACGGCGTAAAAGTGAAATCACCGGATTTCTACCCGTACTTTAACGAGCGCTATAATCTGGATTATTATATTTTTATTAATCAGTTCGAAATCCACACTGATTATACCAATTGCCTCGACCGGACTACCCAAAATTTTACCCGCGAATTTCTGGTGCATTATACCATTTTCGATGCGCAAGGCGAACTCATTGCCGGTAATAAAGTAAAAATTCCGTACGTATCGAATGTAAACGAAATCAATAAAATCGTGCGGGATAATCTGAACAAAATCGCGCAGCGCATTCTAGCCGATTTACCCCAGCCGCAAGTACCCAGTTCAGAGGCAGCGCAGAATTAA
- a CDS encoding 1-deoxy-D-xylulose-5-phosphate reductoisomerase, which produces MKKRIALLGSTGSIGTQALEVIQSQPDAFEVEVLTANHNADLLIQQALVIKPNVVVICREELYDKVFDALYPHDIKVYAGKNALNSVVQMETIDLVLTAMVGYSGLEPTIKAIEAGKNIALANKETLVVAGQLITDLARDKGVNIYPVDSEHSAIFQCLAGEFHNPIEKIILTASGGPFRGKDRQYLSSVTREQALKHPNWEMGAKITIDSASLMNKGLEVIEAKWLFHLNNSQIEVIVHPQSIVHSLVQFKDGSLKAQLGLPDMKLPIQYALSYPYRLKNSFPRFDFMDYPQLTFEKPDLETFRNLALAFSAMERGGNAPCVLNAANEVVVNAFLENKIGFLQMSDIIESCLAKVAYIAGPALSDYVATDQETRRVAQGLIKL; this is translated from the coding sequence TTGAAGAAAAGAATTGCCCTTTTAGGTTCCACCGGTTCCATTGGCACGCAAGCCTTAGAAGTAATTCAATCGCAGCCCGATGCTTTTGAGGTAGAAGTGCTCACGGCGAACCACAATGCCGATTTGCTTATTCAGCAAGCTTTAGTGATAAAACCCAACGTAGTAGTAATTTGCCGCGAAGAATTATACGATAAGGTTTTTGATGCCCTCTATCCGCACGACATAAAGGTTTATGCGGGTAAAAATGCTTTAAACAGCGTGGTGCAAATGGAAACCATTGATCTGGTTTTAACCGCTATGGTGGGCTACTCGGGTTTAGAACCAACTATTAAAGCCATTGAGGCCGGTAAAAATATTGCCTTAGCTAATAAAGAAACACTGGTAGTAGCCGGTCAGTTAATCACCGATTTAGCCCGCGATAAAGGCGTAAATATATACCCCGTTGATTCGGAACACAGCGCTATATTTCAGTGCCTGGCCGGGGAATTTCATAATCCGATTGAGAAAATAATTTTAACCGCTTCCGGTGGGCCTTTTCGGGGCAAAGACCGCCAGTATTTAAGTTCGGTTACCCGCGAACAGGCCTTAAAGCACCCTAATTGGGAAATGGGCGCCAAAATTACCATTGATTCGGCCTCGCTCATGAACAAAGGCCTGGAAGTAATCGAAGCCAAATGGTTGTTTCATTTAAATAATAGTCAGATTGAAGTAATTGTTCATCCTCAATCTATTGTGCATTCGCTGGTTCAGTTTAAGGATGGTTCCTTAAAGGCGCAATTAGGACTGCCCGACATGAAATTACCTATTCAATACGCGCTAAGTTACCCGTACAGACTAAAAAACAGCTTTCCGCGTTTTGATTTTATGGATTATCCGCAGCTTACCTTTGAAAAACCTGATTTGGAAACCTTCCGCAACTTGGCCCTGGCTTTTTCGGCTATGGAGCGCGGCGGCAATGCTCCTTGCGTGCTTAACGCAGCGAACGAAGTAGTAGTGAATGCTTTTCTGGAGAATAAGATAGGTTTTTTGCAGATGTCGGACATAATCGAAAGCTGTCTGGCAAAAGTTGCGTATATTGCCGGACCTGCGCTCTCTGATTACGTCGCCACTGACCAGGAAACCCGACGGGTAGCGCAGGGATTAATTAAATTGTAA
- a CDS encoding OsmC family protein yields the protein MAFTTGNAVWNGGLKNGNGTVSTESGALNTAYTFRTRFENDPNGTNPEELIGAALASCYSMFLSSLLEQAGHPADSIRTSAKVHLGRKGEGPFIDRIDVTTEVQVAGLSDEDLQQHAQTAKKGCPVSQALGGVPEITLQALLKNA from the coding sequence ATGGCATTTACAACAGGAAACGCTGTTTGGAACGGCGGATTAAAAAACGGTAACGGCACGGTATCTACCGAAAGCGGCGCTTTAAATACCGCCTATACTTTTCGTACCCGCTTCGAAAACGATCCGAACGGTACTAATCCGGAAGAATTAATCGGGGCGGCCCTGGCGAGCTGTTATTCTATGTTTCTGAGCAGTTTACTGGAGCAAGCCGGTCATCCGGCAGATAGTATTCGCACTTCGGCCAAAGTGCATTTGGGCCGCAAAGGCGAAGGTCCGTTTATCGACCGGATTGATGTTACCACTGAAGTTCAGGTAGCCGGCCTCAGCGACGAGGATTTACAGCAACACGCGCAAACCGCCAAAAAAGGCTGCCCGGTTTCGCAGGCCTTAGGGGGCGTGCCCGAAATTACCTTGCAGGCACTGCTTAAAAATGCATAA
- the rseP gene encoding RIP metalloprotease RseP, producing the protein MEALIMVGQLILGLTILVGLHELGHMLSAKWFGMRVEKYAIGFPPKILSKKIGETEYMIGAVPLGGFVKISGMIDESMDTAAMAEAPKSYEFRSKPAWQRLIVMMGGIIVNVITGILIFIFLIYKYGESYLPVSEVKHGIVVNEQGRQMGLRDGDKIVKVNGKPIKEFEEIYNVDALMGSNSYYTVDRNGQLLDVKIPANLIETMADPKKKREQQRFAEARAPFSVQKVEKNTPAAKAKLMPGDRIVQIDDQRINYFHELQAALAARENKPVTLGIQRGNQVVTAKTTVEKDGTLGFYPNILLNYDTRYFSFLNSIPRGTEQAFSILTTHIKGLKKLVSGEMSSKSLGGPIMIAQTYGSTFNWFKFWTLTGVLSIILAFMNFLPIPALDGGHVMFLTYEMVTGQKPSDKFLEKAQLVGMVLLIGLMIFAFGNDIYYRLLPESIIK; encoded by the coding sequence ATGGAAGCATTAATAATGGTAGGCCAGTTAATTCTGGGCTTAACAATTTTAGTTGGATTACACGAATTAGGACATATGTTATCCGCCAAGTGGTTTGGCATGCGCGTGGAAAAATACGCTATTGGCTTTCCGCCTAAAATACTGAGTAAAAAAATTGGCGAAACCGAGTATATGATTGGAGCTGTGCCACTAGGCGGCTTTGTTAAAATCTCCGGGATGATTGACGAATCGATGGATACTGCGGCAATGGCAGAAGCTCCCAAGTCTTACGAATTCCGCTCTAAACCGGCCTGGCAACGCTTGATTGTGATGATGGGTGGTATTATCGTGAATGTTATTACCGGTATTTTGATCTTTATTTTTTTAATCTATAAATACGGCGAAAGCTATTTGCCCGTTTCGGAAGTTAAACACGGTATTGTAGTGAATGAACAAGGCCGGCAAATGGGACTGCGAGATGGCGATAAAATTGTAAAGGTAAACGGTAAACCCATTAAGGAATTCGAAGAAATTTACAATGTGGATGCCTTAATGGGTTCCAATAGCTATTATACCGTTGATAGAAATGGACAGTTATTAGATGTAAAAATACCGGCTAACTTAATTGAAACCATGGCCGACCCTAAAAAGAAGCGGGAGCAACAACGTTTTGCCGAAGCAAGGGCCCCATTTTCGGTACAAAAGGTAGAGAAAAACACCCCGGCTGCCAAAGCCAAACTAATGCCGGGAGATCGTATTGTTCAGATTGATGATCAGCGCATCAACTATTTTCATGAGTTGCAGGCTGCTTTGGCCGCCCGAGAAAACAAACCGGTTACCTTAGGTATTCAACGGGGAAATCAAGTTGTAACCGCGAAAACTACCGTCGAAAAAGATGGTACCCTCGGATTTTATCCGAATATCCTTTTGAATTACGACACGCGTTATTTTTCTTTTTTAAATTCTATTCCAAGAGGCACCGAACAAGCCTTTTCCATTCTGACTACCCACATAAAAGGCCTTAAAAAATTAGTTTCCGGCGAAATGTCGTCTAAATCTCTGGGTGGGCCCATCATGATTGCGCAAACGTATGGCAGTACTTTTAACTGGTTTAAGTTTTGGACCTTAACGGGTGTTTTATCCATTATCTTAGCCTTTATGAACTTCCTGCCCATTCCGGCTTTAGATGGCGGCCACGTCATGTTTTTAACTTACGAAATGGTAACGGGGCAGAAACCATCCGATAAATTTTTAGAAAAAGCGCAATTAGTAGGGATGGTACTTTTAATTGGGTTAATGATATTTGCTTTCGGGAATGATATTTATTACCGGTTGCTTCCGGAATCAATAATTAAGTAA
- the lon gene encoding endopeptidase La, with protein MNYTSTTILQQLFLSDLMSDDNEDMISIITTEPENGEFNGKKVPEVLPILPVRNTVLFPGVVLPITVTRKKSIRLVRKAYRGNKIVGVIAQKNTNSDDPTRDDLFTVGTMAKILKMLVLPDGNTTIIIQGQTRFQIQEVIQELPFLTAKVSYCPESFPAKPNKEVKALVQSLKDAAAKMLKLNPEIPQEAQVALDNIDSPSFLTHFLSSNINVEVQQKQSLLEINDGVERGTTLLQLMLREIQLLEIKHEIHNKVHTDIDQQQRDYFLRQQIKVLQDELGFDGPDQEIERFREAAKKKKWPEAVAKHFQKEVEKLARLNPAAAEYPVSVNYVEFLLDLPWGEYTKDNFNLKRTKKILDADHYGLEKVKERIIEYLAVLKLKNDMKAPILCLYGPPGVGKTSLGRSIAKSLGRKYVRMSLGGVRDEAEIRGHRKTYVGAMPGKIVSQIKKIGSANPVIVLDEIDKISSDFRGDPSSALLEVLDPEQNSTFVDNYLEVEYDLSKVLFIATANALDTIQPALRDRMEIIDITGYTIEEKIEIAKKHLVPKQKAEHGLEPKDITFSTAAIQKIIEDYTRESGVRSLERKIGAVTRNIAKSKALEEEFKKIMEPADVVKILGPEIFDKEMYQDNDTAGVVTGLAWTSVGGDILFIESILSRGKGKLTLSGQLGDVMKESAITALSYLKAHASDLDIDYRIFDQYDLHIHFPEGAVPKDGPSAGIAIFTSIASVYTQRKVRSHLAMTGEITLRGKVLPVGGIKEKILAAKRAGIKDVILCQKNRKDINEIPADYIKDLQIHFVDKASEVLKIALLNEKVEKPLPLEITEPVPPVPVVA; from the coding sequence ATGAATTATACCTCCACTACTATTCTTCAGCAATTATTTCTCAGCGATTTAATGAGCGATGATAATGAAGATATGATTTCTATTATTACCACTGAACCCGAAAACGGCGAATTCAACGGAAAAAAAGTGCCTGAAGTATTGCCCATATTACCGGTACGAAATACTGTTTTATTTCCGGGAGTGGTGTTGCCCATTACCGTTACTCGTAAAAAATCAATCCGGTTAGTGCGTAAAGCTTACCGGGGCAATAAAATAGTGGGCGTGATTGCTCAAAAAAATACGAACAGCGATGATCCTACGCGCGACGATTTGTTTACCGTAGGAACCATGGCCAAAATTTTAAAAATGCTGGTGTTGCCCGATGGTAATACTACTATTATCATTCAAGGGCAAACGCGGTTTCAAATCCAGGAAGTTATTCAGGAACTGCCTTTTTTAACGGCTAAGGTAAGTTATTGCCCCGAATCTTTTCCGGCCAAACCGAACAAAGAAGTAAAAGCCCTGGTGCAGTCGCTGAAAGATGCGGCGGCCAAAATGCTTAAATTAAATCCAGAAATTCCGCAGGAAGCTCAGGTAGCCCTGGATAATATTGATTCTCCTAGTTTTTTAACCCATTTTCTGTCGTCGAACATAAACGTAGAAGTGCAGCAAAAACAATCGCTGCTCGAAATTAACGATGGAGTGGAGCGCGGTACTACTTTGCTGCAACTCATGCTCCGCGAAATACAACTGCTGGAGATTAAACACGAAATTCATAATAAAGTACATACCGATATTGACCAGCAGCAACGCGATTATTTTTTGCGGCAGCAAATAAAAGTATTACAAGACGAGCTGGGTTTTGATGGTCCGGACCAGGAAATTGAACGTTTCCGGGAAGCCGCCAAAAAGAAAAAATGGCCCGAAGCCGTAGCCAAGCATTTTCAGAAGGAAGTAGAAAAGCTAGCCCGGTTAAATCCGGCCGCGGCCGAATATCCGGTTTCGGTGAATTACGTGGAGTTTCTGCTGGATTTGCCTTGGGGCGAATACACAAAAGATAATTTTAATTTAAAACGGACGAAAAAAATTCTGGATGCCGATCATTACGGCTTGGAGAAAGTAAAAGAACGCATTATTGAATATTTAGCCGTTTTAAAACTCAAAAACGACATGAAAGCGCCTATTTTGTGCTTGTACGGCCCTCCCGGAGTAGGTAAAACTTCGTTAGGTCGTTCTATCGCCAAATCGCTAGGCCGTAAATATGTCAGGATGTCATTAGGTGGGGTGCGGGACGAAGCGGAAATCCGCGGCCATCGGAAAACGTACGTGGGCGCCATGCCAGGTAAAATCGTGAGCCAGATAAAGAAAATAGGTTCGGCTAACCCGGTAATTGTGCTCGACGAAATTGATAAAATAAGTTCCGACTTTCGCGGGGATCCTTCCTCAGCTTTACTCGAAGTGCTCGATCCTGAGCAGAACAGTACTTTCGTGGATAACTACCTGGAAGTGGAATATGATCTCTCGAAAGTATTATTTATCGCGACGGCTAATGCCTTAGACACCATTCAGCCGGCCTTGCGCGACCGGATGGAAATTATTGATATTACCGGCTATACCATCGAGGAAAAAATAGAGATTGCGAAAAAACATTTAGTGCCCAAACAAAAAGCCGAGCACGGCCTGGAACCTAAAGATATAACTTTCTCTACGGCAGCTATTCAAAAAATAATTGAAGATTATACCCGTGAATCGGGGGTACGAAGTTTGGAACGGAAAATTGGGGCCGTTACCCGTAACATTGCTAAATCCAAAGCTTTAGAAGAAGAATTTAAAAAAATAATGGAGCCGGCCGATGTCGTAAAGATTCTGGGTCCGGAAATTTTTGATAAAGAAATGTACCAGGATAACGACACGGCGGGCGTTGTTACTGGTCTAGCCTGGACTTCGGTGGGTGGTGATATTTTATTTATTGAATCTATTCTGAGCCGGGGTAAAGGAAAATTAACTTTATCGGGCCAGTTGGGCGATGTGATGAAAGAATCAGCTATAACAGCTCTTTCCTATTTAAAAGCGCACGCCTCGGATTTAGACATTGATTACCGGATTTTCGACCAGTACGATTTACATATTCACTTCCCGGAAGGAGCCGTGCCGAAAGATGGTCCATCGGCGGGTATTGCTATTTTTACTTCTATTGCTTCGGTATATACCCAACGAAAAGTACGTTCGCATTTGGCCATGACCGGCGAAATTACGCTGCGGGGGAAAGTTTTACCGGTGGGTGGTATCAAAGAGAAAATTCTGGCCGCTAAACGGGCCGGCATTAAAGATGTGATTTTGTGCCAGAAGAACCGGAAAGATATCAATGAAATACCAGCCGATTATATCAAGGATTTACAAATCCATTTTGTAGATAAAGCTTCCGAGGTGCTTAAAATTGCATTGTTGAACGAGAAAGTTGAAAAACCGCTTCCTCTGGAAATTACCGAGCCGGTGCCGCCAGTTCCGGTAGTTGCCTAA
- a CDS encoding OmpA family protein — protein sequence MRCFLLIYLVLALFFTSWEPLKAQTKLSLKRKAVTDSTLHQGQPKPEVVIDFPNVNKIPYYENRRILREINRLERRRQYDKALPILREYVDNFGIENFSRNTPLLWRLAQLYERVNDMAHAKAYYRLAIKHHRADLQNIKQYYDSLEAKTKSFYVPLHYYYELVEYRKSVNTFQPPKGVYTNMGPDINSKYEDYGPTINANTERLIFTSRRNRGPAINSGYNEDLFYTDNTNGAWEQAKSFGKPINSVYNEGSACLSKDGQTLYFARCDCPDSYGNCDLYVAKKMKNDTWGNVKNLGLQVNSPSWDSQPALSQNEDTLYFASDRLGGFGTSDIYFTYKQKNGRWAPAQNMGPVINTRENEVSPFFHPKYQVLYFSSRGQLLNNGDFDIYKTYRVNGRWQEPRNIGPLVNGKGSEYYFTIDGKSQNLYYARSEENDLKNLDLFSFPLPMEAHPLAVTRLEGTLLDSVTNQPLTGIVSVIDLTNGIEVASKYIRKDGSFDFDLIDKNRYMLLIQSPDFFSVEKEIDLKQDTVFKIMTSAIDYKIPLIFKNIEFDEEKSDIKPIMEPILDRIVLFMVDHPAFKLKIGGHTDGSGDLDFNTQLSQKRADSIKKYIEQKGKIPEGRIEAWGYGSSEQLREEKTEEDRRINRRVEFKLIKPEPANFKE from the coding sequence ATGCGTTGTTTTCTTCTAATTTATTTAGTACTGGCTTTATTTTTCACCTCTTGGGAGCCGTTAAAAGCTCAGACCAAACTTTCGCTTAAAAGAAAAGCCGTAACCGACAGCACCCTTCACCAAGGGCAGCCGAAACCCGAAGTAGTTATTGACTTTCCGAATGTTAATAAAATTCCGTACTACGAAAACCGGAGAATTTTAAGAGAGATAAACCGCCTGGAACGCCGGCGTCAATACGATAAAGCTTTGCCTATTCTCCGGGAATACGTCGACAATTTTGGCATTGAGAACTTTTCCCGGAATACTCCTTTGCTTTGGCGCCTGGCCCAATTATACGAGCGGGTAAACGATATGGCTCACGCCAAAGCTTATTACCGTTTGGCTATTAAACACCATCGCGCCGACCTGCAAAATATTAAACAATACTACGACTCGCTGGAAGCAAAAACAAAGTCCTTTTATGTTCCTTTACATTACTATTACGAGCTCGTAGAATACCGGAAATCGGTAAATACTTTTCAGCCACCGAAGGGCGTGTATACCAATATGGGGCCGGATATTAATTCCAAGTACGAAGATTACGGGCCCACCATCAATGCGAATACCGAGCGGCTTATCTTTACTTCGCGTCGCAACCGCGGACCTGCCATTAATTCTGGTTATAACGAAGATTTATTTTACACCGATAATACGAACGGGGCCTGGGAACAAGCGAAATCATTTGGCAAACCCATTAACAGCGTGTACAACGAAGGCTCCGCTTGCCTCAGCAAAGACGGGCAAACGCTTTATTTTGCCCGCTGCGATTGCCCCGACTCTTACGGCAATTGCGACTTATACGTGGCAAAGAAAATGAAAAATGATACCTGGGGTAACGTTAAAAACCTGGGTTTGCAGGTAAATAGTCCTTCCTGGGATTCACAACCTGCCCTTTCGCAAAACGAAGACACTTTGTACTTTGCCTCCGATCGCTTGGGTGGTTTTGGCACTTCCGATATTTACTTTACCTATAAACAAAAAAATGGCCGCTGGGCGCCCGCTCAAAACATGGGACCGGTGATAAATACCCGCGAAAACGAGGTAAGTCCCTTTTTTCACCCGAAATACCAGGTACTTTATTTTAGTTCACGCGGGCAATTGTTGAATAATGGTGATTTCGATATTTATAAAACGTACCGGGTTAACGGGCGCTGGCAGGAGCCGCGCAATATTGGCCCGCTGGTAAACGGCAAAGGCAGCGAATATTACTTTACCATTGATGGTAAATCCCAGAATCTGTATTATGCCCGTTCCGAAGAAAATGATCTAAAGAACCTAGATTTGTTTTCGTTTCCTTTGCCCATGGAAGCGCACCCGCTCGCCGTAACCCGCCTGGAAGGTACCCTCCTGGACTCGGTGACTAACCAACCGCTTACGGGCATAGTATCCGTTATTGACCTTACCAACGGCATCGAGGTAGCATCTAAATACATTCGCAAAGATGGTTCCTTTGATTTTGACCTAATCGATAAAAACCGGTATATGCTTTTGATTCAAAGCCCGGATTTTTTTAGCGTAGAGAAAGAAATTGACTTGAAACAGGACACGGTGTTTAAGATTATGACTTCGGCTATTGATTATAAAATCCCACTCATTTTTAAAAATATTGAGTTCGACGAAGAAAAATCAGACATAAAACCGATTATGGAACCCATCCTTGACCGTATTGTCTTGTTTATGGTCGATCATCCAGCGTTTAAACTCAAAATTGGCGGCCACACCGATGGCAGCGGGGACCTGGATTTTAACACGCAGCTTTCCCAGAAACGCGCCGATTCCATTAAAAAGTACATTGAGCAAAAAGGGAAAATTCCGGAAGGCCGAATTGAAGCCTGGGGCTACGGCAGTTCCGAACAATTACGGGAAGAAAAAACCGAAGAAGATCGCCGCATTAACCGCCGGGTAGAGTTTAAACTGATAAAACCCGAACCTGCCAACTTTAAGGAGTAG
- a CDS encoding GH3 auxin-responsive promoter family protein, whose protein sequence is MGIKAALSKPFAAYVHQRNQAWMQQPAQTQQKVFTSLIQKGASTAFGRDHKFKNIQNHADFTQAVPVRDYEGLKPYFERVKKGERDILWPGKPIYFAKTSGTTSGTKYIPISADSISNHINGARDALLAYVYQTGNSTFLDGKLIFLSGSPELDEVSGIKTGRLSGIANHHVPGYLRRNQLPSYQINCLDDWEEKLDAIIGETLHQPMTLISGIPPWVQMYFDRITAKTGKKIKDVFPDFNLFVYGGVNFEPYRAKLFESIGKPIDSIELFPASEGFFAYQNEQDDPGLLLLLNAGIFYEFIPVSEYYNENPRRLRIEEVEVGVNYALVISNNAGLWAYSIGDTVKFTSTRPYKVVVSGRIKHFISAFGEHVIGEEVEKAMHQTMQKFPEVEVVEFTVAPYVSPSAGQSYHEWLVAFAQPPQDLPAFRLELDQQLRQLNVYYDDLITGNILSPLKLTPLPSDAFQKYMKTQGKLGGQNKVPRLSNDRAIADALVKFKVES, encoded by the coding sequence ATGGGGATAAAAGCTGCTTTAAGTAAACCATTTGCCGCTTACGTGCACCAACGCAACCAAGCCTGGATGCAGCAACCCGCCCAAACGCAGCAAAAAGTATTTACTTCTTTAATTCAGAAAGGTGCTTCCACGGCGTTTGGCCGCGACCATAAATTTAAAAATATTCAAAACCACGCCGACTTTACCCAGGCCGTACCGGTGCGGGATTACGAAGGTTTAAAGCCTTATTTTGAAAGAGTTAAGAAAGGCGAACGGGATATTTTATGGCCGGGTAAACCTATCTATTTTGCCAAAACGTCGGGTACCACCTCCGGTACGAAATACATTCCTATTTCCGCCGATTCTATCTCGAACCACATTAACGGCGCCCGCGATGCTTTGTTAGCTTACGTGTACCAAACCGGTAATTCCACTTTTCTCGACGGAAAATTAATTTTTTTATCGGGAAGTCCGGAACTCGACGAAGTAAGCGGTATTAAAACCGGGCGGCTATCCGGTATTGCTAACCACCACGTGCCGGGTTACCTGCGGCGCAATCAACTGCCCAGCTACCAAATCAACTGCCTCGACGATTGGGAAGAAAAGCTGGATGCTATTATTGGAGAAACGTTACACCAGCCCATGACACTTATCTCAGGTATTCCGCCTTGGGTACAAATGTATTTTGACCGGATTACCGCTAAAACCGGGAAGAAAATCAAAGACGTATTTCCGGATTTTAACTTGTTTGTTTACGGCGGCGTTAATTTTGAACCGTACCGGGCTAAATTGTTCGAGAGCATTGGTAAACCCATCGATTCTATTGAATTATTTCCGGCTTCCGAAGGCTTTTTTGCTTACCAGAACGAACAGGACGATCCGGGTTTGTTATTATTACTCAACGCCGGTATTTTCTACGAATTTATTCCGGTAAGCGAATACTACAACGAAAATCCGCGCCGCTTGCGGATAGAAGAAGTAGAAGTGGGGGTAAACTATGCTTTGGTTATTAGTAATAATGCGGGTTTGTGGGCTTATTCCATTGGTGATACCGTTAAATTTACGTCTACCCGGCCGTATAAAGTAGTGGTAAGTGGGCGGATTAAACATTTTATTTCTGCCTTTGGGGAGCACGTTATCGGGGAAGAAGTGGAAAAAGCCATGCACCAAACCATGCAGAAGTTTCCGGAGGTAGAAGTGGTGGAATTTACCGTTGCTCCTTATGTAAGCCCGTCGGCGGGACAATCGTACCACGAGTGGTTGGTAGCTTTTGCCCAGCCACCGCAGGATTTACCTGCTTTTAGGCTGGAACTGGACCAACAGCTTCGCCAACTAAACGTGTACTACGACGATTTAATTACCGGTAATATTTTAAGTCCGCTAAAACTAACTCCTCTGCCGTCGGATGCTTTCCAAAAGTATATGAAAACGCAGGGTAAGTTGGGCGGGCAGAATAAAGTGCCCCGGCTGAGTAACGATCGGGCTATTGCGGATGCGCTGGTAAAGTTTAAAGTAGAGAGTTAA